From one Oncorhynchus keta strain PuntledgeMale-10-30-2019 chromosome 30, Oket_V2, whole genome shotgun sequence genomic stretch:
- the LOC127914004 gene encoding probable pancreatic secretory proteinase inhibitor produces the protein MAGKTILLVCLAVFLSAVDAEDRSRLYRRPSCGDMSLTQACPLNYSPVCGNDGNTYPNECSLCVHRMETNADILIVKDGSC, from the exons ATGGCTGGGAAAACTATTTTGCTAGTCTGTCTGGCTGTTTTCCTTTCTGCGG TAGACGCAGAGGACCGATCAAGACTCTACAGGAGG CCTTCCTGTGGGGATATGAGCCTAACCCAGGCGTGCCCGCTCAACTACTCCCCAGTGTGTGGCAATGATGGAAACACTTACCCCAACGagtgctctctgtgtgttcacCGGAT ggaaaCCAATGCAGACATCTTGATAGTGAAAGATGGAAGTTGCTGA